The following proteins come from a genomic window of Panicum hallii strain FIL2 chromosome 8, PHallii_v3.1, whole genome shotgun sequence:
- the LOC112903459 gene encoding uncharacterized protein LOC112903459 — MAAAPLYGGSADDSAEDYSAAATVFRFDPPLPLLRAPVPSAASAPGEPPVLAFRDAASWRAAWDAAEANLVSQCEAGARSGCSITASRKCKPPWWKGLFGGAPTDYEERERCEEREMAACLEAAKEACITFAKGKCIAPFRDANIASDGLLENTDFDVWSGGSGKASSTSPAVLNNQHSFSPGPGVTSYKGSDLLDSLSSENKDNSG; from the exons ATGGCTGCTGCTCCGCTCTACGGCGGGAGCGCCGACGACTCGGCGGAGGACTACTCCGCGGCGGCCACCGTCTTCCGCTTCGACCCGCCgctccccctcctccgcgcgcccgtcccctccgccgcctccgcccccggcgAGCCCCCCGTCCTCGCCTTCCGCGACGCCGCCAGCTGGCGTGCGGCCTGGGACGCGGCCGAGGCCAACCTCGTCTCGCAGTGCGAG GCTGGTGCACGATCAGGGTGCTCAATCACTGCATCACGCAAATGCAAGCCCCCCTGGTGGAAAGGCTTATTTGGAGGTGCCCCAACTGATTATGAAGAAAGGGAGAGATGTGAAGAGCGAGAGATGGCTGCTTGTCTGGAGGCAGCAAAGGAGGCTTGCATTACGTTTGCGAAGGGAAAATGCATCGCACCATTCCGAGATGCAAATATCGCCTCCGACGGTCTCCTGGAAAACACAGATTTCGATGTCTGGAGTGGCGGCAGTGGCAAAGCATCATCAACATCACCGGCTGTCCTGAACAACCAGCACTCGTTCAGTCCTGGCCCTGGGGTGACAAGCTACAAAGGAAGTGACTTGCTAGACAGCTTATCATCAGAAAACAAGGATAACTCTGGTTGA
- the LOC112903227 gene encoding remorin 4.1, which translates to MELKSSSPYLQPASSTLPSSTRRNSFHGVGAATAVGGGRGVGGNVLGPTSSDPLCSLNLKETSGLVRTSFPMATMTRSSSSNGHGRSSHQEASTTSSSSSSTASAQRRRAEPPPQVVPATPGRPLQFFASPAHHHQLVAPRRSVPSKWEDAEKWLRQSSDSDHHHGTGNGKAAFSRQRSSGLGPRGGGEEEKRAAVAVRRSVDALSDAHALALYAPPAEVLLKDKFTDNEEPSKETFVFRSAYCEPAPAKGAAAAAAADGDKRRDIGTEMTPLGSSCHSPLKSTSPARHNTPASRSGPLVPYAGSGGMDISELADCHLAKLDLGARFDAMLVNWSSKEEEEEEVSKSLRHFEATVGAGAGGVPPCNKRGDCRWEDDDRAKSCIRYQREEAKIQAWVNLESAKAEAQSRKLEVKIQKMRSNLEEKLMRRMTTVHRRAEEWRATAQAQHLQQLRRAAAAGSTTRRLRATSHHRHLPGSDAASCGCFPCSNNVVSGNLLNYY; encoded by the exons ATGGAGCTCAAGTCCTCCTCCCCTTACCTCCAGCCTGCTTCTTCAACCTTGCCGTCCTCCACAAGACGA AACTCGTTCCATGGAGTAGGAGCTGCTACAGCagtcggaggaggaagaggagtcgGAGGCAACGTGCTTGGGCCCACATCCAGTGACCCGCTCTGCAGCCTGAACCTCAAGGAGACCTCCGGGCTCGTCAGGACCTCCTTCCCCATGGCGACCATGaccaggagcagcagcagcaacggccACGGTAGGAGCAGCCACCAGgaggcctccaccacctcctcgtcgtcttcctccacaGCCTCAGCGCAGAGGAGACGAgcggagccgccgccgcaggtCGTCCCGGCGACGCCCGGGCGGCCGTTGCAGTTCTTCGCGAGCCCCGCGCACCACCACCAGCTCGTCGCCCCGAGGAGGTCGGTGCCGTCCAAGTGGGAGGACGCCGAGAAGTGGCTGCGGCAGTCGTCGGACTCCGACCACCACCACGGCACCGGCAACGGCAAGGCCGCCTTCTCCAGGCAGCGGAGCAGCGGGCTGGGTccgagaggcggcggcgaggaggagaagcgggcggcggtggcggtgaggAGGTCGGTGGACGCGCTCTCAGACGCCCACGCGCTCGCGCTGTACGCGCCGCCGGCAGAAGTGCTCCTCAAAG ACAAGTTCACGGACAACGAGGAGCCGTCGAAGGAGACCTTCGTGTTCCGGAGCGCGTACTGCGAGCCGGCGCCGGCgaagggcgcggcggcggcggcagccgccGACGGCGACAAGCGGAGGGATATCGGCACGGAGATGACGCCGCTGGGGAGCTCGTGCCACTCGCCGCTCAAGAGCACCTCCCCGGCGCGGCACAACACGCCGGCGAGCCGGTCGGGGCCGCTGGTGCCGTACGCCGGCAGCGGCGGGATGGACATCTCGGAGCTGGCGGACTGCCACCTCGCCAAGCTGGACCTGGGCGCTCGGTTCGACGCCATGCTCGTCAACTGGAGCtccaaggaggaggaggaagaggaggtgtCCAAGAGCCTGCGGCACTTCGAGGCCAccgtcggcgccggcgccggtggtGTGCCACCTTGCAATAAACGCGGCGACTGCCGGTGGGAGGACGATGACAGGGCCAAGAGCTGCATCAG GTATCAGAGGGAAGAGGCAAAGATCCAGGCTTGGGTTAACCTGGAGAGCGCCAAGGCTGAAGCACAATCAAGAAAGCTGGAG GTGAAGATCCAGAAGATGCGGTCGAACCTGGAGGAGAAGCTGATGCGGCGGATGACTACGGTGCACCGGCGCGCCGAGGAGTGGCGCGCCACGGCGCAGGCGCAGCACCTGCAGCAgctgcggcgcgcggcggcggccggcagcaCCACCCGGCGGCTCAGGGCGACgagccaccaccgccacctgccTGGGAGCGACGCCGCCTCCTGCGGCTGCTTCCCCTGCAGCAACAACGTCGTCAGCGGCAACCTCCTGAACTATTACTAG
- the LOC112903138 gene encoding phospholipase D alpha 2-like, translating into MAAMLLHGTLEATIFEAKFNIPASKFLEGLIPRAEGRPTGLPQLYATVDLSRARVGRTRVVDSSPANPRWDESFHVYCAHLTADVVFSVKARLPVDAALVGRAYVPVQDLVGANEGRLVDRWLDILDEGRRPLLNGPKIHVQVRFARAAADPRWGAGVGGAQYPGVPRTFFKQRQGCRLTLYQDAHVPDAFRPGVQLAGGRAYEPRRCWEDLYDAISDARHVVYITGWSVFAHITLTRDGNRPHPGGGVTLGELLKRKAGEGVRVLMLVWDDPTSALNLGLLPSQMGTNDVNTFNYFRGSRVQCVPCPRSPDDAASFAQGLKTFAFSHHQKSVVVDVKGGPGDGGRRRIACFVGGLDLTNGRYDTPEHSLFRTLNAAHSNDFYQGNIPGAGIASGGPREPWHDIHCRIDGPAAWDVLHNFEQRWRKQGGRDDLVHNLLWPWKNKEDVLVDLKGMEDAVVPQSSPAAPAGDQDAWNVQVFRSTDSSACAGFPKTPAEAAQSGLISGKDHVIERSIQDAYIHAIRRAKRFIYIENQYFLGSSFGWKPDGETPENIGALHLIPRELSLKIVSKIEAGEPFAVYVVVPMWPEGNPSSWNVQAILHWQRKTMEMMYADIAAALKAKNIDADPKDYLSFFCLGNREVKLEVPREYEPKGHPPGGSDYERAQKARRSMVYVHSKLMIVDDEYIIIGSANINQRSMDGGRDTEIAMGAYQPSHLNADGQVARGQVHGFRMSLWYEHLAELRDEFKDPGSLKCVRMVNKMASELWQRYASDKLDADLRGHLLSYPVDVARDGTVKELKGVESFPDTDAPVLGSLHLVVSVGSPLTNFILTA; encoded by the exons ATGGCGGCAATGCTGCTGCACGGCACGCTCGAGGCGACCATCTTCGAGGCCAAGTTCAACATCCCCGCCAGCAAGTTCCTGGAGGGGCTCATCCCGCGCGCCGAGGGCCGCCCCACGGGGCTCCCGCAGCTCTACGCGACGGTGGACCTCAGCCGGGCGCGCGTCGGCCGGACCCGCGTCGTCGACAGCAGCCCCGCGAACCCACGGTGGGACGAGTCGTTCCACGTCTACTGTGCCCACCTCACCGCCGACGTCGTCTTCTCCGTCAAGGCGCGGCTGCCCGTCGACGCCGCGCTCGTCGGCCGCGCCTACGTGCCCGTGCAGGACCTCGTGGGCGCCAACGAGGGCCGGCTGGTGGACCGGTGGCTCGACATCCTCGACGAGGGGAGGAGGCCGCTGCTCAACGGGCCCAAGATCCACGTGCAGGTGCGGTtcgcccgcgcggccgccgacccccggtggggcgccggcgtcggcggcgcgcAGTACCCCGGCGTGCCCAGGACCTTCTTCAAGCAGCGGCAGGGGTGCCGGCTCACCCTGTACCAGGACGCGCACGTCCCCGACGCGTTCCGGCCGGGCGTCCAGCTCGCCGGCGGCCGGGCCTACGAGCCGCGCCGGTGCTGGGAGGACCTCTACGACGCCATCAGCGACGCGAGGCACGTCGTGTACATCACCGGCTGGTCGGTGTTCGCCCACATCACGCTGACGCGGGACGGCAACCGGCCGCaccccggcggcggcgtcacCCTCGGCGAGCTGCTCAAGCGCAAGGCCGGCGAGGGCGTGCGCGTGCTCATGCTGGTGTGGGACGACCCCACCTCGGCGCTCAACCTCGGCCTCCTGCCGAGCCAGATGGGCACCAATGACGTCAACACCTTCAACTACTTCCGCGGCAGCCGCGTGCAGTGCGTGCCGTGCCCGCGCAGCCCCGACGACGCCGCCAGCTTCGCGCAGGGCCTCAAGACGTTCGCCTTCAGCCACCACCAGAAGTCCGTCGTCGTGGACGTCAAGGGCGGccccggcgacggcggccgccgccgcatcgcctGCTTCGTCGGCGGCCTCGATCTCACCAACGGGCGCTACGACACGCCGGAGCACTCCCTGTTCCGGACGCTCAACGCGGCGCACAGCAACGACTTCTACCAGGGGAACATCCCCGGCGCGGGCATCGCCTCCGGCGGGCCGAGGGAGCCCTGGCACGACATCCACTGCCGGATCGACGGCCCCGCCGCCTGGGACGTGCTCCACAACTTCGAGCAGCGGTGGAGGAAGCAGGGCGGCAGGGACGACCTCGTCCACAACCTGCTGTGGCCGTGGAAGAACAAGGAGGACGTCCTCGTCGACCTCAAAGGCATGGAGGACGCGGTCGTGCCGcagtcgtcgccggcggcgcccgCCGGCGACCAGGACGCCTGGAACGTGCAGGTCTTCAGGTCCACCGACAGCAGCGCCTGCGCCGGCTTCCCCAAGAccccggcggaggcggcgcagtCGGGGCTCATCAGCGGCAAGGACCACGTCATCGAGCGGAGCATCCAGGACGCGTACATCCACGCCATCCGCCGCGCCAAGCGCTTCATCTACATCGAGAACCAGTACTTCCTCGGCAGCTCCTTCGGGTGGAAGCCCGACGGCGAGACGCCGGAGAACATCGGGGCGCTGCACCTGATCCCCAGGGAGCTCTCGCTGAAGATCGTGAGCAAGATCGAGGCCGGCGAGCCCTTCGCCGTCTACGTCGTGGTCCCGATGTGGCCGGAAGGGAACCCCTCGAGCTGGAACGTGCAGGCCATCCTCCACTGGcagaggaagacgatggagaTGATGTACGCCGACATCGCCGCCGCGCTCAAGGCCAAGAACATCGACGCCGACCCCAAGGATTACCTCTCCTTCTTCTGCCTGGGCAACAGGGAGGTGAAGCTGGAGGTCCCTCGCGAGTACGAGCCGAAAGGTCACCCTCCAGGTGGCAGCGACTACGAGCGGGCCCAGAAGGCGCGGCGCTCCATGGTCTACGTTCACTCAAAGCTCATGATAG TGGACGATGAATACATCATCATTGGATCCGCCAACATCAACCAGCGGTCCATGGACGGAGGGAGGGACACGGAGATCGCCATGGGGGCGTACCAGCCGTCCCACCTCAACGCCGACGGCCAGGTTGCCAGAGGGCAGGTCCATGGCTTCCGGATGTCGCTGTGGTACGAGCACCTCGCCGAGCTCCGGGATGAGTTCAAGGACCCGGGGAGCTTGAAGTGCGTCCGGATGGTGAACAAGATGGCTAGCGAGCTCTGGCAGCGCTACGCCAGCGACAAGCTGGACGCTGACCTCCGTGGGCACCTGCTCAGCTACCCCGTCGACGTCGCGAGGGATGGCACGGTGAAGGAGCTCAAGGGGGTGGAGTCTTTCCCCGACACAGATGCTCCGGTGCTTGGCTCGCTACATCTGGTGGTATCTGTTGGCAGTCCACTCACAAATTTTATCCTTACGGCGTAG
- the LOC112903136 gene encoding uncharacterized protein LOC112903136, translated as MMGLNDIRGLVSSLFIMLNKKTLILFRIEFLVVFATVLFLAMFIMDIFRRYMHSSAAKAIFSLLDGVSDSILIYLLGAMQTTPFKNQLFPVWALVLVIFRYSVDFISGYGVHDNGGRRFTEWRNVMKLLGSAFLNWTRGSRFAGPLWSLWALQILRSFYRFKTHNLALNSPWHGRSSEIISEHMRADNDFSNWTPEECNPETMEGYKYLVYGEKVKLQKPRYVVRIDTTSTSSQRNVQQVRQIPAQGEGTAHSNAITRSSLITLDKIWRCRRYLLSPGPGYSNLEDSNQGMEQKDLSLAFALSRLLRCRLEGVQLKRVIYPANRRLVRKRIIDRDGPNAFKILETQLAFVNDYFNTRYPMVFWLGLCSLYTNLLLSLMTSSVVLWLSVDIRKVYKPPKDELAHTVQGVNVDMIITWVFMAFLIFKEIWEVVIYLLSDWTRLLLVCKYTRRCSERHRNRFMENLILSFFTSRIIAKRWHGFLDQYVFVQSYDYIPTHWNRIHKVTTGVLPKKDNGEKLGEAIDIPDCVRSEILVKIRAILDVNRDYDGTGNTDDRYLPQVITTLADDRMERYGWACFQLQTSSQIILVWHIATNFCQLALAEKNGFDLSKPGFLPSILGCITSCCSSNEYESSLTEELKEKYLIANRLSSYCGYLLVLKPDLIPDSFLVPKMVFQKAVNGARDGTLKDCDCLEKRYSKLKEEARIPAEDYDNVKRGENALKQGALLGRQLIEHEGEEGCWDILAGVWAELLIHIAPTWNAEAHKKCLRSGGEFITNIWALLWHCGIEKSRLWPVDDASENNAPEDPQNNDTGNGDIDSVEVTQRADTDIRSSQVETEADEEPEVLEIEEPDARSLEIIGPRGVKSGNSEIEEVSQGNTENDLNVQTGMAAGQVNPYQDRTEG; from the coding sequence ATGATGGGCCTCAATGACATCCGTGGTCTGGTGTCATCTCTATTCATCATGCTGAACAAGAAGACGCTTATCCTGTTTCGCATCGAGTTCCTGGTGGTATTCGCCACAGTATTGTTCCTTGCAATGTTCATTATGGATATCTTTCGTCGTTACATGCACAGTTCTGCTGCGAAAGCTATCTTCAGCCTCTTAGATGGGGTCTCGGACTCGATTCTGATCTACCTCTTGGGGGCCATGCAAACTACACCTTTCAAGAACCAGCTATTCCCAGTCTGGGCACTTGTACTTGTCATCTTCCGTTACAGTGTTGACTTTATCTCTGGTTATGGTGTTCATGACAATGGTGGTCGACGGTTCACAGAGTGGAGGAATGTGATGAAACTTCTGGGATCAGCCTTCTTGAATTGGACACGAGGATCCAGGTTTGCCGGTCCACTATGGTCCCTTTGGGCTCTGCAGATACTGAGGAGCTTTTACAGATTCAAGACTCATAATCTGGCTTTGAATTCTCCCTGGCATGGCCGGAGTTCAGAGATCATTTCAGAACACATGCGTGCTGATAATGACTTCAGCAATTGGACTCCTGAGGAATGCAACCCAGAGACTATGGAAGGCTACAAATACTTGGTCTATGGAGAAAAGGTCAAATTACAGAAACCCCGGTATGTCGTGCGCATCGACACTACCTCTACCTCCTCACAAAGAAATGTCCAACAAGTCAGGCAGATACCTGCTCAAGGAGAAGGCACTGCCCACTCCAATGCGATTACAAGGTCATCACTAATCACACTAGACAAGATCTGGAGATGCCGCAGGTACCTGCTATCCCCTGGCCCTGGTTACAGCAACCTGGAGGACAGCAATCAGGGAATGGAACAAAAGGATCTTTCTCTGGCCTTCGCCCTGTCCAGGTTGCTCCGTTGCAGGCTAGAAGGTGTACAACTGAAAAGAGTCATCTATCCCGCAAATCGAAGGCTAGTCAGGAAGAGAATCATTGACAGGGATGGCCCCAACGCCTTCAAGATTTTGGAGACACAGCTGGCCTTTGTCAACGATTATTTCAACACACGCTATCCTATGGTCTTCTGGTTAGGGCTCTGTTCACTCTATACTAATCTTCTACTCTCTCTGATGACCTCCAGTGTTGTCCTTTGGCTTTCTGTGGACATCCGTAAGGTCTATAAGCCCCCAAAAGATGAACTTGCCCACACAGTGCAGGGGGTCAATGTCGACATGATCATCACATGGGTTTTCATGGCCTTTCTGATATTCAAAGAGATTTGGGAGGTGGTCATTTACTTACTCTCAGACTGGACAAGACTACTCCTGGTTTGCAAGTACACGAGGCGGTGTAGCGAGCGCCACAGGAATCGCTTCATGGAGAACCTAATATTATCTTTTTTCACATCTAGGATTATTGCTAAGAGGTGGCATGGATTCCTGGATCAGTATGTCTTCGTGCAGTCATATGACTACATACCAACACATTGGAACCGGATTCACAAGGTGACCACTGGAGTCCTTCCAAAGAAGGACAATGGGGAAAAGCTTGGCGAAGCCATCGACATTCCAGATTGTGTCAGATCTGAAATCCTGGTGAAGATCCGTGCAATCCTGGACGTGAACAGAGATTATGATGGGACCGGAAACACAGATGATCGTTATCTGCCTCAGGTCATCACAACACTTGCGGATGATAGAATGGAGAGGTATGGCTGGGCGTGCTTCCAACTGCAGACAAGCTCTCAAATCATTCTGGTTTGGCACATTGCAACCAACTTCTGCCAGTTGGCACTTGCTGAGAAAAATGGCTTTGACTTGAGCAAACCTGGGTTTCTGCCCTCCATCTTGGGTTGCATCACAAGTTGCTGCTCATCAAATGAATATGAGTCTAGTTTGACAGAAGAGCTCAAGGAAAAATACCTCATTGCAAATAGGTTGTCCAGCTACTGTGGATATCTGCTTGTCTTAAAGCCTGACCTGATTCCTGATAGCTTTCTTGTGCCCAAGATGGTCTTCCAAAAAGCCGTGAACGGTGCCCGTGACGGGACCCTAAAAGACTGTGATTGTTTAGAGAAAAGGTACAGCAAATTGAAGGAAGAAGCAAGGATCCCTGCAGAAGACTACGACAATGTGAAGCGGGGAGAAAATGCTCTGAAACAAGGTGCATTGTTGGGGAGGCAACTGATTGAACATGAGGGCGAAGAAGGCTGCTGGGACATCCTGGCAGGGGTGTGGGCAGAGTTACTTATACACATTGCACCGACATGGAATGCAGAAGCACACAAGAAGTGCCTTCGGTCTGGAGGGGAGTTCATAACCAACATCTGGGCGTTGCTTTGGCACTGCGGCATTGAGAAGAGCAGATTATGGCCAGTGGATGATGCCTCTGAAAACAATGCTCCTGAAGATCCTCAGAATAATGATACTGGAAATGGAGACATCGACAGTGTGGAGGTGACGCAGCGAGCCGATACCGATATCAGGAGCTCCCAGGTAGAAACTGAAGCTGATGAAGAGCCTGAGGTTTTGGAAATTGAAGAACCCGACGCAAGAAGCTTAGAGATTATTGGACCAAGGGGAGTGAAGAGTGGGAACTCAGAGATTGAGGAGGTCTCTCAGGGCAATACAGAGAATGACTTGAATGTTCAGACAGGCATGGCTGCTGGCCAGGTAAACCCCTATCAAGACCGAACTGAAGGTTGA